One Cyanobacteria bacterium FACHB-DQ100 DNA segment encodes these proteins:
- a CDS encoding geranylgeranyl reductase family protein produces MQNYDVIVCGAGPSGTISAAKLAQAGLKVALLEKQFLPRHKTCGGGMPMVMQDQLQDLAPEAFVESDVTMMRHTWKFEDAYLGLMNPRSTDERLSLWMVQRPIFDQVLAQRALKFGAELRDGIAVRSVEPESNGVIVRAQGFKTGSEFTAKARYVIGADGANGVVVKATQLRKKPTIALAMEIEHPHQWGEGHADLRPDIAHLEYGAVKRGYAWIFPKGDHLNIGAGAFRPNSLDARSDRALPAQLKQTIFEYMDALGVKYDPDALKFHAHPLPIWGGKERLHEGRILLVGDAAGLINPLFGDGILHAVKSGAIAADSIIDEATDEYTNRIHAEFAANFDAALNLARIFYQWTGACYKYGVKYDKATRYATQLLCGELLFTEMAGRAMRRLKRSVGENFFPAFNW; encoded by the coding sequence ATGCAAAATTACGATGTTATTGTTTGCGGTGCGGGCCCGTCTGGAACGATCTCGGCTGCAAAGTTGGCTCAAGCAGGATTGAAAGTAGCGCTGCTCGAAAAGCAGTTTTTACCGCGTCATAAGACTTGCGGTGGTGGAATGCCGATGGTGATGCAGGATCAACTGCAAGATTTGGCTCCGGAGGCGTTTGTGGAGTCGGATGTGACGATGATGCGGCACACCTGGAAGTTTGAGGATGCGTATTTGGGCTTGATGAATCCACGATCGACAGATGAGCGGTTGTCGTTGTGGATGGTGCAGCGCCCGATTTTTGATCAGGTTTTGGCGCAGAGAGCGCTGAAATTTGGAGCCGAGTTAAGGGATGGGATTGCGGTGCGATCGGTGGAGCCAGAATCGAATGGCGTGATCGTGAGAGCGCAAGGCTTTAAGACAGGCAGTGAATTTACCGCAAAGGCGCGATATGTGATCGGCGCAGATGGCGCAAACGGAGTCGTGGTGAAGGCAACACAGCTAAGGAAGAAGCCGACGATCGCGCTGGCGATGGAGATTGAGCATCCGCATCAATGGGGCGAGGGTCATGCGGATTTGCGTCCGGATATTGCTCATTTAGAATACGGGGCGGTAAAACGGGGCTATGCGTGGATTTTCCCGAAGGGTGATCATTTAAATATTGGGGCGGGTGCGTTTCGTCCGAATTCGCTGGACGCAAGGAGCGATCGTGCTTTACCCGCGCAGTTGAAGCAGACGATTTTTGAATATATGGATGCGCTGGGGGTGAAGTATGACCCGGATGCGCTGAAGTTTCATGCTCATCCGCTGCCGATTTGGGGTGGAAAAGAGCGACTGCATGAAGGACGAATTTTACTCGTTGGGGATGCGGCGGGGTTGATTAATCCCCTGTTTGGTGATGGAATTTTACACGCGGTGAAGAGTGGTGCGATCGCGGCAGATTCGATTATTGATGAGGCAACCGATGAGTACACGAATCGTATTCATGCGGAATTTGCGGCAAATTTCGATGCGGCGTTGAATTTGGCGCGGATTTTCTATCAGTGGACGGGGGCTTGCTACAAGTACGGTGTGAAGTATGACAAGGCGACGCGGTATGCAACGCAGCTTTTGTGCGGGGAGTTGTTGTTTACCGAGATGGCGGGTCGAGCGATGCGGCGACTGAAGCGATCGGTCGGGGAGAACTTCTTTCCAGCGTTTAATTGGTAG
- the thiS gene encoding thiamine biosynthesis protein ThiS translates to MITLQVNGETQTCEAALTLPKFLESLGLNPRLVAVEYNGEILHRQFWDETEVKNGDRLEIVTIVGGG, encoded by the coding sequence ATGATCACGCTACAAGTGAACGGAGAAACTCAAACCTGTGAGGCAGCTTTAACGCTGCCGAAATTTCTCGAATCGTTAGGGCTAAATCCCCGCTTAGTCGCGGTCGAATACAACGGCGAAATCCTGCATCGCCAGTTTTGGGACGAAACCGAAGTGAAAAACGGCGATCGGCTAGAGATCGTGACGATCGTCGGTGGCGGCTAA
- a CDS encoding pentapeptide repeat-containing protein, whose product MFLVPIPRTVKRIVYALLIVALAWFWILLAANPAFAETRFLNYANAQLTGQDFSNQNFEGGVFVAAEMREANFQGANLKNSMLTKGNLLGANLSGANLEGSLIDRVTLYKANLTNAILVGATLTNSILDEADITGVDFTDAILDRYTTTQLCKRAAGTNPTTGVDSRESLGCR is encoded by the coding sequence TTCCAATTCCCCGCACGGTAAAGCGTATCGTTTACGCTCTGTTGATTGTTGCACTGGCTTGGTTTTGGATTTTGCTGGCGGCAAATCCGGCATTCGCTGAGACAAGGTTTCTCAACTATGCCAATGCTCAACTCACTGGACAGGATTTTTCCAACCAAAATTTTGAGGGCGGGGTGTTTGTTGCTGCCGAGATGCGGGAGGCAAATTTTCAGGGGGCAAACCTGAAAAATTCAATGCTGACCAAGGGAAATTTACTGGGTGCAAATCTGAGCGGCGCAAACTTGGAAGGATCGCTGATCGATCGCGTCACGCTTTACAAAGCGAATTTGACGAATGCGATTTTAGTCGGTGCAACGTTGACGAATAGCATTCTGGATGAGGCGGACATTACAGGGGTTGACTTTACCGATGCCATCCTCGATCGCTACACGACAACGCAATTGTGTAAACGTGCGGCTGGGACCAATCCCACAACCGGAGTAGACAGCCGCGAAAGTTTAGGCTGTCGCTAA
- a CDS encoding DUF1565 domain-containing protein yields MLSEQAVCRRTTVNRPFQPRFAFSVFAVFSVSGLAAPLASANPIPDQMIRSTGSVIYVNPAIGSDSALGQANSPLKTITVALDRAAPNSTIVLLPGVYSVETGEVFPIQLKPSVTVQGDPRDRGQNVVIRGGDMFLSRSFARQNVTILGANGATLTGVTVTNPNPQGYGLWTESSSPVVVANTFAGSSHDGASIVGNSAPILKNNYFHQNGANGITIYGTSRPELQENIFERTGFGVNISQNAAPRLIGNRITLNKDGIVIQGNAQPILRNNVIDSNDRDGIVSIAQSRPDLGTSADPGNNTFVSNRQFDVNAQRTTQTVPAFGNQLSARTIGRLDLSGIDNTPPITTNIASSTGFGQARPLTSLTPITINARSPVGRSRSASASGAIEIPVPAPMSNPTPVVQRRIARSAFPRPMNSGQFAPLPIARSTFARPMDSGQSASLPIARSAFPRPTEPRQSASLPVGQSILLPASAFPRSATPIQINSISRAPVSQPSAFQARRAVPAGLLPVPRAVPPIGNTRGTTVRVWRGGGARSAAVVSQAASLGFRFRVIVRANTDIEQSQLRSVVPGAFSLRGRNVMQAGAFRDRTEADELLQVLMSQGLQAAIEGI; encoded by the coding sequence ATGTTATCCGAACAAGCCGTATGTAGGAGAACAACTGTGAATCGCCCTTTTCAGCCCCGTTTTGCTTTCTCGGTATTTGCTGTCTTTAGTGTATCGGGACTCGCTGCACCGCTTGCCAGTGCAAATCCGATTCCTGATCAGATGATTCGATCGACTGGCTCTGTAATTTATGTGAATCCCGCGATCGGTAGTGATAGTGCGTTGGGTCAAGCGAATTCTCCGCTTAAAACGATTACGGTGGCGCTCGATCGTGCGGCTCCAAATTCGACGATCGTTCTCTTACCTGGAGTCTATAGTGTCGAAACTGGGGAGGTTTTCCCGATCCAGCTTAAACCCAGCGTCACGGTTCAGGGCGATCCCCGCGATCGGGGGCAGAATGTGGTGATTCGCGGCGGCGATATGTTTTTGAGTCGATCGTTTGCGCGGCAGAATGTCACGATTTTGGGGGCGAATGGGGCGACTTTAACCGGAGTTACAGTAACCAATCCGAACCCGCAAGGATATGGACTTTGGACAGAATCGAGTAGTCCGGTGGTTGTGGCGAATACTTTCGCCGGGAGCAGTCATGACGGCGCTTCGATCGTAGGCAATAGCGCTCCGATTCTGAAAAACAATTATTTCCACCAAAATGGTGCAAACGGCATCACAATTTATGGCACTTCACGCCCTGAGCTTCAAGAGAACATTTTTGAACGGACTGGATTTGGCGTAAACATTTCTCAAAATGCGGCTCCGAGGCTGATCGGCAATCGGATTACTCTGAACAAAGACGGCATTGTGATTCAGGGTAATGCTCAGCCGATTTTGCGAAACAATGTGATCGACAGTAACGATCGCGATGGCATTGTTTCGATCGCGCAGTCTCGTCCGGATTTGGGTACTTCGGCTGATCCGGGTAACAATACGTTTGTGAGTAATCGTCAGTTTGATGTCAATGCTCAGAGGACGACGCAAACGGTTCCAGCCTTTGGAAATCAACTCTCTGCCCGGACGATCGGACGGTTGGATTTATCTGGAATTGACAACACTCCACCGATTACAACAAATATTGCGTCTTCGACTGGGTTCGGACAGGCGCGACCTTTGACCAGTCTGACTCCGATCACCATTAATGCCAGATCTCCAGTTGGTCGTAGTCGTTCCGCCTCGGCTTCAGGCGCGATTGAGATTCCGGTTCCAGCTCCGATGAGCAATCCGACTCCTGTGGTGCAGCGCCGAATTGCCCGATCGGCGTTCCCACGCCCAATGAATTCTGGACAATTTGCACCCCTGCCGATCGCGCGATCGACGTTTGCACGCCCAATGGATTCTGGGCAATCTGCATCATTGCCGATCGCGCGATCGGCGTTTCCGCGTCCGACTGAACCGAGGCAAAGTGCGTCGCTCCCTGTCGGGCAGAGCATTCTACTGCCGGCATCAGCGTTTCCTCGATCAGCGACACCAATCCAGATCAATAGCATCTCGCGAGCGCCGGTCTCGCAGCCTTCTGCGTTTCAGGCTCGGCGCGCTGTTCCAGCAGGGCTCTTACCTGTGCCTCGTGCTGTACCGCCGATCGGGAATACACGCGGAACGACGGTGCGGGTTTGGCGAGGAGGGGGAGCACGGAGCGCAGCGGTGGTGAGTCAAGCGGCGAGTTTAGGGTTTCGGTTTCGGGTGATTGTGAGAGCGAATACGGATATTGAACAGTCGCAATTGCGATCGGTAGTTCCGGGTGCGTTTTCGCTGCGGGGACGGAATGTGATGCAGGCGGGTGCGTTTCGCGATCGCACCGAGGCAGATGAACTGCTGCAAGTGCTGATGAGTCAGGGATTGCAGGCGGCGATCGAGGGGATTTAA
- a CDS encoding thiamine phosphate synthase, with protein sequence MQPALYRILDANLDRAREGLRVIEEWCRFGLEDATLTEQCKDWRQELAHWHESELRAARNTPDDPGTDLTHPQEAVRTSVEQVLQVNFARVEEALRVLEEYGKVYRSEMASAVKQMRYQVYTLESHLLSIQRRQQLESARLYLITSPTDDLLSTVEAALQGGLSLVQYRDKEADDSVRLKNAQKLRQLCREYNALFIVNDRVDLALAVDADGVHLGQDDLPLEWARQMLGQHKIIGRSTHSPEQLEQAIAQGADYVGVGPVYETPTKAGRPAAGLDYVRYAAAHCSIPWYAIGGIDTQNVYEVLTAGADRISVVRAIMQADQPTFATQFFVAQLEQKRRFRAHTTPDPWGDA encoded by the coding sequence ATGCAGCCAGCACTATACCGAATTTTAGATGCGAACCTCGATCGTGCCCGCGAAGGCTTACGGGTGATTGAGGAATGGTGTCGCTTTGGCTTAGAGGATGCCACGTTAACCGAACAGTGCAAAGACTGGCGGCAAGAACTCGCCCACTGGCATGAGTCAGAACTGCGTGCGGCTCGAAATACCCCGGATGATCCTGGCACCGACTTAACCCATCCCCAGGAAGCAGTCCGCACTAGCGTCGAACAAGTGCTACAAGTGAATTTTGCCCGCGTAGAAGAGGCACTTCGAGTGCTGGAAGAATATGGCAAAGTCTATCGATCGGAGATGGCAAGCGCGGTCAAACAAATGCGCTACCAAGTCTACACGCTCGAAAGCCATTTACTCTCGATCCAGCGCCGTCAGCAATTAGAATCTGCACGGCTATACCTCATCACCTCACCGACCGACGACCTACTCAGCACCGTAGAAGCAGCCCTACAAGGTGGACTATCCCTGGTGCAGTATCGCGATAAAGAAGCAGACGATTCTGTCCGGCTCAAGAATGCTCAAAAGTTACGCCAGTTGTGCCGGGAATATAACGCGCTATTTATCGTCAACGATCGCGTCGATCTGGCATTAGCCGTGGATGCTGACGGCGTTCACCTCGGACAAGACGACCTGCCGCTAGAGTGGGCACGCCAAATGCTCGGTCAACACAAAATTATTGGTCGATCGACCCACAGCCCAGAGCAATTAGAGCAAGCGATCGCGCAGGGAGCCGACTATGTTGGAGTCGGGCCTGTTTACGAAACGCCGACAAAAGCAGGCAGACCCGCAGCAGGCTTAGACTATGTGCGATACGCAGCCGCACACTGCTCGATTCCCTGGTATGCGATCGGTGGGATTGATACGCAAAATGTCTATGAAGTGTTAACCGCCGGAGCCGATCGCATTTCTGTGGTGCGGGCGATTATGCAAGCCGACCAGCCCACCTTTGCGACCCAGTTTTTTGTCGCCCAATTAGAGCAGAAACGCCGATTTCGGGCGCACACCACGCCCGATCCGTGGGGGGACGCATGA
- a CDS encoding response regulator gives MTRKNNPQSLQPTLREDLMQILVIEDERDVRLNIVEILASGGFDSLNADNGRMGVELAKERSPDLILCDIKMPDFDGYHVLEALRQDPQTAMIPFIFLTAKADKAEIRHGMNLGADDYLVKPFRRVELLDTIAARLKRHRAQVEIQKKVDQLQQLNSQKNDLLNTITHDLRAPLTTIKVALQLMEAVPENRGQYTEIALTACEQGEELIQNLLDLYRLEAGEALSPAEPLNLKELMRLTTEGFRVRSREGQQRFRVNLPETLPTIVADSISLRRILVELLNNACKYTESGGEICFRVDEIARSTRRTVLRFTIANQAEIPSQSLPQIFDKFYRVPGRDRALKGGTGLGLAVVKKLVDQLQGTIAVKSEAGWTTFVVELPFEAL, from the coding sequence ATGACTCGAAAGAATAACCCTCAATCGCTGCAACCGACGCTAAGGGAAGATTTGATGCAGATTTTAGTCATCGAAGACGAAAGGGACGTGCGCCTCAATATTGTTGAGATTTTGGCTTCTGGAGGATTCGACTCGCTGAATGCAGACAATGGACGAATGGGCGTAGAACTGGCAAAAGAACGATCGCCCGATCTGATCTTGTGCGACATTAAAATGCCCGATTTTGACGGCTACCACGTTCTAGAAGCCCTGCGGCAAGATCCCCAAACCGCCATGATCCCGTTCATCTTTCTCACCGCAAAAGCGGACAAAGCCGAAATTCGGCACGGCATGAATTTGGGAGCCGACGACTATCTTGTCAAACCGTTTCGGCGCGTTGAATTGCTCGATACGATCGCGGCGCGCCTCAAACGCCATCGCGCCCAAGTCGAAATTCAGAAGAAAGTCGATCAGCTCCAACAGCTCAACAGTCAAAAAAACGATCTGCTCAACACGATTACGCACGATCTCCGCGCTCCACTCACCACGATTAAAGTGGCGCTGCAGCTGATGGAAGCCGTGCCCGAAAATCGAGGGCAATATACCGAAATTGCGCTGACTGCCTGTGAGCAAGGCGAGGAGCTGATTCAAAATCTGCTTGACTTATATCGACTAGAGGCGGGTGAGGCATTATCTCCTGCAGAACCGCTCAACTTAAAGGAACTGATGCGCTTAACGACCGAGGGGTTTCGAGTGCGAAGCCGCGAGGGTCAGCAACGCTTCAGAGTCAATTTGCCAGAAACGCTACCCACGATCGTAGCCGATAGCATCAGCTTACGACGCATCTTGGTGGAGCTGCTCAACAACGCTTGTAAGTACACCGAAAGCGGCGGCGAAATTTGCTTTCGAGTGGATGAAATCGCCCGCTCAACTCGGAGAACCGTGCTGAGATTTACGATCGCCAATCAAGCCGAAATTCCCTCGCAGAGCCTACCGCAAATTTTCGACAAGTTTTACCGAGTTCCGGGTCGCGATCGTGCGCTCAAAGGTGGAACAGGGTTAGGACTAGCGGTGGTGAAAAAATTGGTTGACCAACTCCAGGGCACGATCGCGGTCAAAAGCGAAGCGGGTTGGACAACTTTTGTGGTTGAGCTTCCTTTCGAGGCGCTTTGA